A window from Methylocystis sp. MJC1 encodes these proteins:
- the cobS gene encoding adenosylcobinamide-GDP ribazoletransferase, with the protein MASTFVRDIRACLRFYSRLPVPLGDDGHAMPDFARVSWAAPFAGGVIGAIGAGVVLIGVFLHLPSLVVAACAVGALTLATGGLHEDGLADLADGFGGGATREQKLAIMRDSRLGAYGALALCLSLLLRVVAVAATLDRSALLAAFAIVSASALSRAVGLIPMIALLPARIDGAGASAPTPSSSAMRRALLIGSIIALAPWLFGATLAQTVVAQIAAMTATLAVTKLAQRQIGGYTGDVLGASQQAAEIALVVAISAA; encoded by the coding sequence ATGGCCTCGACCTTTGTCCGTGATATTCGCGCTTGTCTGCGGTTTTATTCACGTCTTCCGGTTCCCCTGGGAGACGACGGCCACGCAATGCCTGATTTCGCGCGCGTGAGCTGGGCTGCGCCTTTTGCGGGGGGCGTTATCGGGGCTATCGGCGCCGGCGTGGTCTTGATAGGCGTATTCCTGCATCTGCCGAGCCTTGTCGTTGCGGCCTGTGCAGTGGGCGCGCTGACCTTGGCGACGGGTGGGTTGCATGAAGACGGTCTTGCTGATCTCGCGGATGGATTCGGTGGAGGCGCGACGCGCGAACAGAAACTCGCCATCATGCGCGACAGCCGGCTGGGCGCCTATGGCGCGCTCGCGCTCTGCTTATCGCTGCTGCTGCGTGTTGTGGCGGTAGCGGCGACGCTCGACCGAAGCGCGCTCTTGGCGGCTTTTGCCATAGTCTCGGCGTCGGCGCTCTCCCGGGCGGTGGGGCTTATCCCGATGATCGCGCTTTTACCCGCGCGGATCGACGGCGCCGGCGCCTCGGCTCCGACGCCTTCGTCCTCGGCCATGCGGCGGGCTCTTTTAATCGGAAGCATCATCGCGCTGGCGCCCTGGCTTTTCGGCGCCACTTTGGCCCAGACTGTCGTCGCGCAGATAGCGGCGATGACGGCGACGCTTGCTGTAACCAAATTGGCCCAGCGACAGATTGGCGGCTATACGGGCGACGTGCTCGGCGCATCGCAGCAGGCTGCCGAGATTG